One region of Chloroflexota bacterium genomic DNA includes:
- a CDS encoding DUF3795 domain-containing protein, producing MRDDRKWAAVCGKYCGDCPELQSGCKGCAYQLGLPHGAECPVFRCCAVDRGLEHCGLCPDFACHTFLALDSPLEGARRYRALIRRAEVGTDAWLEEVSKRRASRR from the coding sequence ATGAGAGACGACCGGAAATGGGCCGCCGTGTGCGGCAAGTACTGCGGGGACTGCCCCGAACTCCAAAGCGGATGCAAGGGATGCGCCTACCAGTTGGGGCTTCCCCACGGGGCGGAATGTCCGGTGTTCCGCTGCTGCGCGGTGGACAGGGGGCTGGAGCACTGCGGGCTGTGCCCAGATTTCGCCTGCCACACATTCCTGGCCCTGGACAGCCCGCTGGAAGGCGCCCGTAGGTACCGCGCCTTGATCCGCCGCGCCGAGGTCGGCACCGACGCCTGGCTGGAAGAAGTGAGCAAACGCCGGGCCTCGCGGAGATAA
- the plsY gene encoding glycerol-3-phosphate 1-O-acyltransferase PlsY: MDWVLVVVSAVAGYLLGSFPTGYLMGKAHRVDIRRFGSGRTGGTNVLRTLGWLPALITAAVDVLKGMAAVWLARALGAPAAGHAAAALFAVLGHNYTFTLKFKGGAGVAPMVGATALLSFPVAAALLPVGVAVMAVSRYASLGSLTLSALFPLGMAIQWVGHRVPFAYLAGSVVMSVVVILAHRPNIRRLVQGTERKIGQRVAVSNTDERQAPPGATGSR, from the coding sequence TTGGACTGGGTACTTGTCGTGGTTTCGGCAGTGGCAGGGTATCTGCTGGGATCTTTCCCCACCGGATACCTGATGGGCAAGGCGCACCGCGTGGACATCCGCCGGTTCGGGAGCGGGCGCACCGGCGGCACCAACGTGCTGCGCACGCTGGGCTGGCTTCCGGCTCTCATCACGGCCGCGGTGGATGTGCTGAAGGGCATGGCGGCGGTCTGGCTGGCGAGGGCGCTCGGCGCTCCCGCCGCGGGCCATGCGGCGGCGGCGCTGTTCGCCGTGCTGGGGCACAACTACACGTTCACGCTGAAGTTCAAAGGCGGCGCGGGCGTGGCTCCGATGGTGGGGGCCACCGCCCTCTTGTCGTTCCCCGTGGCGGCGGCGCTGTTGCCGGTGGGGGTTGCGGTGATGGCCGTGTCGCGCTACGCCTCGTTAGGCTCGCTCACCCTGTCGGCGTTGTTTCCGCTGGGGATGGCGATCCAGTGGGTCGGCCACAGGGTGCCCTTCGCCTACCTCGCCGGCTCGGTGGTGATGAGCGTGGTGGTCATCCTGGCCCACCGCCCGAACATCCGGCGGCTCGTCCAGGGGACAGAGCGCAAGATCGGCCAGAGGGTTGCCGTGAGCAACACGGACGAACGCCAAGCGCCGCCGGGCGCCACAGGTTCACGCTAG
- a CDS encoding winged helix DNA-binding domain-containing protein produces the protein MVQLSPEELLAWRDEKYRRLPRLRVRTEDEALAFLNDVGLAALFTAPDMELPSLWAAICGGERSIPEHHNDYELGLTWEWKDTLPARKAILYGKFLRKKPVFIALDMAPHFYALSGNFGELDDYLQEYEEGRLSEEAKRVYEALLAHGALPTSHLRREARLAGKDSAPRFDRAIAELQMGFKIVKVGISDANRWGYCYVYDLFIRQFPDVVAQSRVISENQAADAILTRYLATVRVASPVQLQRLFGWERWRLERSLERLARSGAVRTDVRVGDEGDLVGLASLLP, from the coding sequence ATGGTGCAACTCAGCCCCGAAGAACTCCTAGCCTGGCGAGATGAGAAATACCGGCGACTGCCCCGCCTGCGCGTGCGGACGGAAGACGAGGCCCTCGCCTTCCTGAACGATGTGGGTCTCGCGGCGCTGTTCACAGCCCCCGACATGGAACTGCCGAGCCTGTGGGCCGCCATCTGCGGGGGCGAGCGGTCTATCCCCGAACACCACAACGATTACGAGTTGGGCTTGACCTGGGAGTGGAAGGACACCCTCCCCGCGCGCAAGGCGATCCTCTACGGCAAGTTCCTCCGCAAGAAGCCCGTCTTCATCGCGCTGGACATGGCCCCCCACTTCTATGCGCTGTCGGGGAACTTCGGCGAGTTGGACGACTACCTGCAGGAGTACGAAGAAGGCAGGCTCAGCGAGGAGGCCAAGCGCGTGTACGAGGCCCTGCTGGCGCATGGCGCGCTGCCGACTAGCCACCTACGCAGGGAGGCCCGCCTGGCGGGCAAGGACAGCGCCCCGCGCTTTGACCGCGCCATCGCCGAATTGCAGATGGGGTTCAAGATCGTCAAGGTGGGGATTTCGGACGCCAACCGCTGGGGCTACTGTTATGTCTACGACCTGTTCATCCGACAGTTCCCCGACGTAGTGGCGCAGTCCCGTGTTATCTCGGAGAACCAGGCCGCCGACGCCATCCTCACCCGCTACCTGGCCACGGTGCGGGTGGCGTCGCCCGTGCAACTCCAGCGGCTGTTCGGATGGGAACGCTGGCGGCTGGAGCGCAGCCTGGAGCGGCTGGCCCGATCGGGCGCCGTGCGAACCGACGTGCGCGTCGGCGACGAAGGCGATCTCGTCGGCCTGGCGAGCCTCCTCCCATGA
- a CDS encoding radical SAM protein, whose translation MDTLEKLSALGEEARYDLCCGACGTEAGRRKDDIGRWIYPAVMPDGKKVALLKVLQTNVCENDCYYCATRRSNDVRRIAFSPDELARAFEELALRGRVQGLFLSSGVAGSAIRSMDRMLATAELVRRKQGFRGYIHLKILPGSSRAHVEQAMRLADRVSVNLEAPDPERLSRIAPDKDYFGGLLQMMRWVHEIRQSAEGLSAVSQTTQLVVGAAQESDEEILRTAAHLYRQFGLSRVYYSAFQPQPGTPLAELLPTPPLREHRLYQCDFLLRQYGFALDELPFDGAGFLALSTDPKAAWAMRHPQHFPVEVNRAELSQLLRVPGIGPKTAAQVIRARRQGRIRTLRDLKQLGADADRAAPYVLLDGKRPPYQLSLWERA comes from the coding sequence ATGGATACGCTGGAGAAACTCTCGGCCCTGGGCGAAGAGGCCCGATACGACCTGTGCTGCGGCGCATGTGGCACGGAGGCGGGCCGCCGCAAGGACGACATCGGGCGCTGGATTTACCCCGCCGTGATGCCCGACGGCAAGAAGGTGGCCCTGCTCAAGGTCCTGCAGACCAATGTCTGCGAGAACGACTGCTACTACTGCGCCACCCGCCGCAGCAACGACGTCCGCCGCATTGCCTTCTCGCCCGACGAACTGGCGCGCGCCTTTGAGGAACTGGCGCTCCGAGGGCGCGTGCAAGGGCTGTTCCTCAGTTCGGGCGTGGCGGGGTCTGCCATCCGCTCCATGGATCGCATGCTCGCCACCGCCGAACTGGTGCGGCGAAAGCAGGGCTTCCGCGGCTACATCCACCTGAAGATACTCCCCGGCTCCAGCCGCGCCCACGTGGAGCAGGCCATGCGCCTGGCCGACCGCGTCTCGGTGAACCTGGAAGCGCCGGACCCAGAGCGGTTGAGCCGCATCGCGCCCGACAAGGACTACTTCGGCGGTCTCCTCCAGATGATGCGCTGGGTGCATGAGATTCGCCAGAGCGCCGAAGGGTTGAGCGCCGTGAGCCAGACCACCCAGTTGGTGGTGGGCGCCGCGCAGGAATCCGACGAGGAGATTCTCCGCACCGCGGCCCATCTGTACCGACAATTCGGCCTGTCGCGCGTTTACTACAGCGCGTTCCAGCCCCAGCCAGGGACGCCGCTGGCCGAACTGCTGCCGACGCCCCCGCTCCGCGAGCACCGACTGTACCAATGCGACTTCCTGCTGCGCCAGTACGGGTTCGCGCTGGACGAACTGCCCTTTGACGGCGCCGGCTTTCTCGCGCTGTCCACCGACCCGAAGGCCGCATGGGCGATGCGCCATCCCCAGCACTTTCCGGTGGAGGTGAACCGCGCCGAGTTGTCGCAGTTGCTTCGCGTGCCGGGCATCGGCCCCAAGACGGCAGCCCAGGTGATTCGGGCGCGACGGCAGGGCCGCATCCGAACGCTGCGCGACCTGAAGCAACTGGGCGCGGACGCCGACCGGGCTGCCCCCTACGTCCTGCTGGACGGCAAGCGCCCGCCCTACCAGTTATCCCTGTGGGAACGCGCCTAG
- a CDS encoding branched-chain amino acid transaminase: MPKYAFFKGNFVPIENAKVSIMTHAFNYGTGCFEGIRAYWNADENQLFVFRLLEHFQRLHRSCKILHIRLPYSPEELSDLLVELLRREGYREDCYIRPIAYKADEIIGVRLHNLTDEFAMFAVPFGRYIEGELGARVMISPWRRVDDNAIPARAKITGSYINSALSKTAAAMAGCDEAIVLTHDGHVSEGSAENLFLVRNGKLITPPVTDDILEGITRETVMEIARAEFGLETEVRHVDRSELYTVDEAFFCGTGVQIEPIVEIDHRVIGDGKMGPITQKIYNLYFDIVRGKVAKYRHWCTPVYR; this comes from the coding sequence ATGCCCAAGTACGCGTTCTTCAAAGGCAACTTTGTCCCGATTGAGAATGCCAAAGTCAGCATCATGACCCACGCCTTCAACTACGGCACCGGCTGCTTTGAGGGAATCCGCGCCTACTGGAACGCCGACGAGAACCAACTGTTCGTATTCCGCCTGCTGGAGCATTTCCAGCGCCTGCATCGCTCGTGCAAGATTCTGCACATCCGCCTTCCCTACTCACCCGAAGAGTTGAGCGACTTGCTGGTGGAACTCCTACGCCGCGAGGGCTATCGCGAGGATTGCTACATTCGCCCCATTGCCTACAAGGCCGACGAGATCATCGGCGTGCGGCTCCACAACCTGACGGACGAGTTCGCCATGTTCGCGGTGCCGTTCGGGCGGTACATTGAGGGCGAACTCGGCGCGCGCGTGATGATCTCCCCGTGGCGCAGGGTGGACGACAACGCCATCCCGGCGCGCGCCAAGATCACCGGCTCCTACATCAACTCGGCCCTGTCCAAGACCGCCGCGGCCATGGCCGGCTGCGACGAAGCCATCGTCCTGACCCACGACGGGCACGTCTCGGAGGGCAGCGCCGAGAACCTGTTCCTGGTGCGCAACGGCAAACTCATCACCCCTCCGGTTACCGACGACATCCTAGAAGGCATCACCCGCGAGACGGTGATGGAAATCGCCCGCGCCGAATTCGGCCTGGAAACCGAGGTACGCCACGTGGACCGCAGTGAACTGTACACCGTAGACGAGGCGTTCTTCTGCGGCACCGGCGTCCAGATTGAGCCTATCGTGGAGATTGACCATCGCGTCATCGGCGACGGCAAGATGGGCCCCATCACCCAGAAGATATACAACCTGTACTTTGACATCGTGCGCGGCAAGGTGGCCAAGTATCGCCATTGGTGCACGCCCGTGTACCGGTAG
- a CDS encoding GNAT family N-acetyltransferase, giving the protein MEITDLRPDDWDAVRQAAALLVAAFREHWPTAWPDMKSALREVRESFGEGRVSRIAVENGIILGWVGGIPGYGGNVWEVHPLVVHPHHQRRGIGRALLADLEALAAERGALTLWVGTDDEDGMTSLAGVDLYDDLLGHLARIRNLRAHPYEFYQKVGFVIAGVVPDANGPGKPDILMAKRVQAGRSEVGGADHRAPTGS; this is encoded by the coding sequence ATGGAGATCACAGACCTGCGGCCGGATGATTGGGATGCCGTTCGGCAGGCAGCGGCGCTGCTTGTCGCCGCGTTCCGCGAGCACTGGCCCACCGCCTGGCCGGACATGAAATCCGCGCTGCGGGAAGTGCGCGAATCCTTCGGCGAGGGCCGCGTCAGCCGCATCGCCGTGGAGAACGGCATCATCCTGGGCTGGGTCGGCGGGATTCCCGGCTACGGCGGGAATGTGTGGGAGGTGCATCCCCTCGTCGTGCACCCGCACCACCAGAGGCGGGGAATCGGGCGGGCGCTGCTGGCCGACCTGGAGGCGCTGGCCGCCGAACGGGGGGCGCTGACCCTGTGGGTCGGCACCGACGACGAAGACGGCATGACGAGTCTTGCGGGCGTGGATTTGTACGACGATCTGCTGGGGCATCTGGCCCGCATCCGCAACCTGCGCGCCCACCCCTACGAGTTCTACCAGAAGGTCGGCTTCGTCATCGCAGGGGTCGTGCCCGACGCCAACGGCCCTGGCAAGCCTGACATCCTCATGGCCAAGCGCGTGCAGGCCGGGCGAAGCGAAGTAGGAGGAGCAGACCACCGCGCGCCGACCGGAAGTTGA
- a CDS encoding HAD family phosphatase, with amino-acid sequence MICAAVIFDMDGLMLDSERMAREAWRRALGDWGLALPDGLYFQLIGREQADTKAILARAYGPALPVDEAYARKQQYLEEAMLRSGIPTKPGLHALLDFLDERGIRKAVASSTHRPLVIQKLQLTHLLGRFDVLVCGDEVPAGKPAPDVFLLAAERLGVPARACIVLEDSDAGIRAAHAAGMVPILIPDLKPPLAETVALAHRVFPSLTEVRDYLLVLLQKESADGDHRPAAG; translated from the coding sequence GTGATCTGCGCGGCCGTGATTTTTGACATGGACGGGCTGATGCTGGATTCGGAGCGCATGGCGCGGGAGGCGTGGCGGCGCGCCCTGGGCGACTGGGGGCTGGCGCTGCCCGATGGCCTGTACTTCCAACTCATCGGCCGTGAACAGGCCGACACCAAAGCCATTCTGGCCCGCGCCTACGGGCCGGCGCTGCCCGTTGACGAAGCCTACGCGCGCAAGCAACAGTACCTGGAAGAGGCCATGCTGCGCAGCGGGATTCCCACCAAGCCCGGCCTGCACGCGCTGCTGGACTTCCTGGACGAGCGCGGCATCCGCAAGGCCGTCGCCAGTTCCACCCATCGCCCCCTCGTTATCCAGAAGTTGCAGTTGACCCACCTCTTGGGGCGGTTTGACGTCCTCGTGTGCGGCGATGAGGTGCCCGCCGGCAAGCCCGCGCCCGATGTCTTCCTGCTGGCCGCGGAGCGCCTTGGGGTGCCCGCCCGCGCCTGCATCGTGCTGGAGGATTCCGACGCGGGCATCCGCGCGGCGCATGCTGCCGGCATGGTTCCCATCCTCATCCCCGACCTGAAGCCGCCCTTGGCCGAAACCGTGGCGCTGGCGCACCGCGTCTTCCCGTCGTTGACCGAAGTGCGCGATTACCTGCTTGTCCTGTTGCAGAAGGAGTCCGCCGATGGAGATCACAGACCTGCGGCCGGATGA